Proteins from a single region of Candidatus Ozemobacteraceae bacterium:
- a CDS encoding tetratricopeptide repeat protein: MTSQPTEKEKIKEAMDRFKSGDLDIAEDLFRDFLKEHPTSDLADNACYNIAKIYMRRDHPVKALEWLDYLLVHYPESDAAYFAEDEKTELLRQMGQITGETADECYFRGKSALKEKKMDDAERIFLEMIEKFPDSDLADNAHYNLALIAKQAGRMDQVRRHVDIIKTRYPDSDAAMYADDLLAES; encoded by the coding sequence ATGACCAGCCAGCCGACCGAAAAGGAAAAAATCAAGGAGGCGATGGATCGCTTCAAGTCCGGGGACCTCGACATCGCCGAAGACCTGTTCCGGGACTTCCTCAAGGAACACCCGACGAGCGATCTTGCGGATAATGCATGCTATAATATCGCCAAGATCTATATGCGCCGCGACCACCCGGTCAAGGCGCTCGAATGGCTGGACTACCTCCTGGTCCATTATCCGGAGAGCGATGCCGCCTACTTCGCCGAGGACGAAAAGACCGAACTCCTGCGGCAGATGGGCCAGATCACCGGCGAAACCGCCGACGAGTGCTACTTTCGCGGCAAATCGGCGTTGAAAGAGAAGAAGATGGACGACGCCGAAAGGATCTTTCTCGAAATGATCGAGAAGTTTCCCGACAGCGATCTCGCCGACAACGCGCATTACAACCTCGCCCTCATCGCTAAACAGGCCGGTCGCATGGACCAGGTGCGCCGCCACGTCGATATCATCAAGACCCGCTACCCCGACAGCGACGCCGCGATGTATGCCGACGATCTCCTCGCGGAAAGTTGA
- a CDS encoding LCP family protein has protein sequence MEPGMTPPTQELAPVPEGEAEGRPLPEHRGGRRIWTVLEILFILLNVLFFAGWMQRWFFIRVPTGEIAERAGVSGGESISEPAGISRLSRMNILCLGIDSVEGTHRTDTILVVGIDPHDRRVTVLSVPRDTRALINGTAHKINEMYARHGELALRGMIEELLDITIDRYVMVDFAGFTNTIDLLGGIDLLIEQSMHYDDNWGNVHIHFNPGQTHLNGKKALEYVRFRADAAADLGRIKRQQRFISAVLEKLKSPSIVVRLPQLIQEAYGHISTDLRIAEMLDLALALKDGPISIQTMSLPGDARYIDKISYYLPFKEEAVAIGARHFATLSLLDLEAPFATRGVASQAAPVTTASAPPPPEQTASQPR, from the coding sequence ATGGAACCTGGAATGACGCCGCCGACGCAGGAGCTTGCTCCGGTTCCCGAGGGGGAGGCGGAGGGGCGGCCGCTTCCCGAGCATCGGGGCGGAAGGCGCATCTGGACCGTTCTCGAAATATTGTTCATTCTATTGAATGTGCTCTTTTTCGCCGGCTGGATGCAGAGATGGTTCTTCATTCGCGTGCCGACGGGAGAGATCGCCGAGCGCGCCGGAGTGTCGGGCGGAGAAAGCATCTCCGAACCGGCCGGGATTTCTCGGTTGTCGCGCATGAACATCCTGTGTCTCGGCATCGATTCGGTCGAAGGAACGCACCGGACCGACACGATCCTGGTGGTCGGCATCGACCCCCACGACCGGCGTGTGACGGTCCTTTCCGTCCCCCGCGATACCCGGGCGCTCATCAACGGAACGGCACACAAGATCAACGAGATGTATGCCCGCCATGGCGAACTCGCCCTCCGCGGCATGATCGAAGAACTGCTCGACATCACGATCGACCGGTACGTCATGGTCGATTTCGCCGGGTTCACCAACACCATCGACCTGCTTGGGGGCATCGACCTGTTGATCGAGCAGTCCATGCACTACGACGACAACTGGGGAAATGTCCACATTCATTTCAACCCGGGCCAGACGCACCTCAACGGGAAGAAAGCCCTCGAATACGTGCGGTTCCGGGCCGACGCGGCCGCCGACCTCGGCCGCATCAAGCGCCAGCAGCGCTTCATCAGCGCCGTGCTCGAAAAGCTCAAAAGCCCATCCATCGTCGTGAGGCTTCCGCAGCTGATCCAGGAGGCCTACGGACATATCAGCACCGACTTGCGCATCGCCGAGATGCTCGACTTGGCGCTCGCCCTCAAGGACGGTCCGATCTCGATCCAGACGATGTCCCTGCCGGGAGACGCCCGGTATATCGACAAGATCAGCTACTATCTTCCGTTCAAGGAAGAGGCGGTCGCGATCGGCGCCAGGCACTTCGCGACCCTTTCCCTGCTCGATCTGGAGGCGCCCTTCGCGACGCGGGGAGTTGCGAGCCAGGCTGCGCCGGTGACGACGGCCTCCGCACCGCCCCCGCCGGAACAGACCGCATCCCAACCCCGCTGA
- the queA gene encoding tRNA preQ1(34) S-adenosylmethionine ribosyltransferase-isomerase QueA, translated as MKTSLFDFELPSELIAQTPAPERTASRLLVYDRSAETVDHLSFRDILNLIPPGDLLVVNRSRVIPARLFTCPPPGTKPAEILLVRDLGDGRCEAMVRPGRRFKVGACHAVPGGVTMTVEDVLESGLRVLRAGHCRDVVAVFREHGEMPLPPYITSRDSAPERYQTVFATEEGSIAAPTAGLHFDARLMDDLRARGVLIGETVLHVGLGTFKPVEADDTDQHVMHSERYYISPGLSELHASVRASGGSVWACGTTSVRSLESAMGDDGRLRTGPQETACFITPGYTFKAVDHLITNFHLPRSSLIMLVAAFCGRERILDLYRDAIARRYRFFSFGDAMAII; from the coding sequence ATGAAGACGTCGCTGTTCGATTTCGAACTCCCCTCCGAACTGATCGCCCAGACCCCCGCCCCCGAACGGACGGCTTCGCGGCTTCTCGTCTACGATCGTTCCGCGGAGACCGTCGACCATCTGTCGTTCCGAGACATTCTCAACCTTATTCCGCCGGGGGACCTGCTCGTCGTGAACCGGTCCCGCGTCATTCCGGCCAGGCTGTTCACCTGCCCCCCCCCGGGAACGAAGCCCGCCGAGATCCTCCTCGTGCGCGACCTTGGCGACGGGCGGTGCGAGGCGATGGTCCGGCCCGGGCGGCGATTCAAGGTCGGCGCCTGTCATGCGGTTCCCGGCGGCGTCACGATGACCGTCGAAGACGTTCTGGAATCGGGACTGCGTGTGCTCCGGGCCGGCCACTGCCGGGACGTCGTCGCCGTCTTTCGCGAGCACGGCGAAATGCCCCTTCCGCCCTATATCACGTCGAGGGACAGCGCCCCAGAACGCTATCAGACGGTGTTCGCGACCGAGGAAGGCTCGATCGCCGCGCCGACCGCCGGGCTTCACTTCGACGCCAGGTTGATGGACGATCTTCGCGCCCGCGGCGTGCTGATCGGGGAGACCGTCCTCCACGTGGGCCTCGGCACCTTCAAACCCGTCGAGGCGGACGACACGGATCAGCACGTTATGCATAGTGAGAGATATTATATAAGCCCCGGGCTTTCGGAGCTGCACGCGTCGGTCCGTGCGTCCGGCGGCTCCGTCTGGGCGTGCGGAACCACCTCGGTCAGGTCCCTGGAATCCGCGATGGGCGATGACGGGCGCTTGCGCACGGGGCCGCAGGAAACGGCGTGCTTCATCACGCCCGGCTATACCTTCAAGGCGGTTGATCACCTGATCACGAACTTTCATCTGCCGCGCTCGAGCCTCATCATGCTTGTCGCGGCCTTCTGCGGGCGCGAGCGCATTCTCGACCTCTACCGGGACGCTATCGCCCGGCGCTACCGGTTCTTCAGTTTCGGCGATGCGATGGCAATCATCTAA
- the tgt gene encoding tRNA guanosine(34) transglycosylase Tgt, with translation MSERFFEFSIESESSECWGRVGRIRTRRGDIPTPVFMPVGTCGSVKTLSPEEVCTAGATIILGNTYHLWLRPGTEILDHFGGLHRFMKWDRPMLTDSGGFQVFSLKKLNKITDEGVHFSSHLDGAKLWLTPEESMRIQRSIGAEIMMVFDECCPWPADEALAREAMERSARWAKRCRTDHPEGRDGQALFGIVQGSTFLNLRKESIERTAEIGFDGLAVGGLSVGEPKPLMIDTLDGMMPHMPKYLPRYLMGVGSPEDLLFGVERGIDMFDCVMPTRIARHGAVFTPTGRIDLTGLAWRKSDEPIDAECACQACRTFSRGYLRHLFKAKEILALRMASLHNITFMITLMGKIRAALANGTFQQLKSEFFAKYMAREEKR, from the coding sequence ATGAGCGAGCGATTTTTCGAATTTTCGATCGAATCCGAGTCATCCGAATGCTGGGGGAGGGTGGGGCGCATCAGGACGCGCCGGGGGGACATTCCGACTCCGGTGTTCATGCCCGTCGGAACATGCGGTTCCGTGAAAACCCTTTCCCCGGAAGAAGTTTGCACGGCGGGCGCGACGATCATTCTCGGCAACACCTACCATCTCTGGCTCCGCCCCGGCACCGAGATCTTGGACCATTTCGGCGGCCTTCACCGGTTCATGAAGTGGGACAGGCCCATGCTGACGGACTCGGGCGGCTTCCAGGTGTTCTCGCTGAAAAAGCTGAACAAGATCACCGACGAAGGTGTGCATTTCTCGTCGCACCTCGATGGCGCGAAGCTGTGGCTGACGCCCGAGGAGTCGATGCGGATCCAGCGTTCGATCGGGGCCGAGATCATGATGGTGTTCGACGAGTGCTGCCCCTGGCCGGCCGACGAGGCGCTCGCGCGCGAGGCGATGGAACGCTCGGCGCGATGGGCGAAGCGGTGCCGCACCGATCATCCCGAAGGGCGCGACGGCCAGGCCCTGTTCGGCATCGTTCAGGGCTCGACCTTCCTGAATCTCCGAAAAGAGTCGATCGAACGGACCGCCGAGATCGGTTTCGACGGTCTTGCCGTGGGAGGCCTGTCGGTGGGAGAGCCCAAGCCGCTGATGATCGACACGCTCGACGGGATGATGCCGCACATGCCGAAATATCTGCCTCGCTATCTTATGGGCGTCGGCAGCCCCGAAGACCTGTTGTTCGGCGTCGAACGCGGGATCGACATGTTCGACTGTGTCATGCCGACCCGCATCGCCCGCCACGGGGCTGTGTTCACCCCGACGGGGCGCATCGACCTGACCGGCCTCGCCTGGCGAAAATCCGACGAGCCGATCGACGCGGAATGCGCGTGCCAGGCTTGTAGGACCTTTTCCCGCGGCTACCTGCGCCATCTCTTCAAGGCGAAGGAGATTCTCGCCCTCCGAATGGCGAGTTTGCACAATATCACGTTCATGATTACCCTTATGGGGAAGATTCGCGCGGCTCTCGCGAACGGGACGTTCCAGCAGCTCAAAAGCGAGTTTTTCGCAAAATACATGGCCAGGGAGGAAAAACGATGA
- a CDS encoding carboxypeptidase-like regulatory domain-containing protein has protein sequence MGSELKPARTRWLLLMALALSSLVITGCEKGSLGVQSGTVVGYVLEDSTNTPIADVLVRATNTKYGTRTANTGGDGKYALPNMNPDSAPWDLAFSKSNYSASGAVNLLHVQVTNGETVQAPTFFMVKENTAVRGTLKGYPVDAITGKPLQKFTVSQIDPARSKTFDTAQDFKDAGWTGLEGGNRTYKITCDNYAPFLSQPLLITKVPYDAGVIQMNPLTVEVSGTLRNVPGYILDASTNFTGVIWAESAGRVVATATAGTGGTTFQGTVVYSLSNVPVTAGSVAVKMKIRGYDTITINPSVSLPSQRPGGTIGGIDIDFNNVQPITRDVRIVVRGSAPSGQNEPSTLENGDVVRVYIKQGGKDIVPYVDVVGSNYLAEAYFSGVITGYELDILAVNMNRGYIKGELTKLKVPEDGNSVYTSELQLQK, from the coding sequence ATGGGAAGCGAGTTAAAACCGGCCAGAACACGGTGGCTCCTGCTGATGGCGCTGGCTCTCTCGAGCCTGGTCATCACCGGTTGCGAGAAAGGCTCCCTGGGCGTTCAGTCAGGGACGGTTGTCGGGTATGTTCTCGAGGATTCGACGAACACCCCCATTGCGGATGTCCTCGTCCGCGCAACCAACACGAAATACGGCACCAGGACAGCCAACACCGGCGGAGACGGAAAATACGCTCTCCCCAACATGAATCCGGATTCCGCGCCCTGGGACCTCGCCTTTTCGAAGTCCAACTATTCGGCCAGCGGTGCGGTTAACCTGCTCCATGTCCAGGTGACAAACGGGGAAACCGTTCAGGCGCCGACGTTCTTCATGGTCAAGGAAAACACCGCCGTGCGCGGAACCCTGAAAGGGTATCCGGTCGACGCCATCACCGGAAAGCCTCTCCAGAAATTCACGGTGTCGCAGATCGATCCCGCCCGGAGCAAGACGTTCGACACGGCCCAGGACTTCAAGGATGCCGGCTGGACCGGTCTCGAAGGCGGCAACCGCACCTACAAGATCACCTGCGACAACTACGCGCCCTTCCTCTCGCAGCCGCTCCTGATCACGAAAGTCCCCTACGACGCGGGAGTCATCCAGATGAACCCGCTCACGGTGGAAGTTTCCGGAACCTTGCGGAACGTTCCCGGGTATATCCTCGACGCGAGCACGAACTTCACCGGCGTCATATGGGCCGAGTCGGCCGGTCGGGTCGTCGCCACCGCGACCGCGGGCACCGGCGGCACGACCTTCCAGGGAACCGTCGTCTACTCTCTTTCGAACGTTCCCGTCACCGCCGGAAGCGTTGCGGTCAAGATGAAAATCCGCGGCTACGACACGATCACGATCAACCCGTCGGTGAGCCTGCCCAGCCAGCGGCCCGGCGGCACCATCGGCGGCATCGACATCGACTTCAACAACGTCCAGCCGATCACCCGCGACGTCCGCATCGTCGTGCGCGGCTCGGCGCCGTCCGGGCAGAACGAGCCCTCGACGCTCGAAAACGGGGATGTCGTTCGCGTCTACATCAAGCAGGGCGGCAAGGATATCGTTCCCTACGTCGACGTCGTCGGCAGCAATTACCTCGCAGAAGCCTACTTCAGCGGCGTCATCACCGGCTACGAGCTTGACATCCTCGCGGTCAACATGAACCGCGGGTATATCAAGGGCGAGCTCACCAAACTCAAGGTGCCCGAAGACGGCAATTCCGTCTATACCTCCGAACTCCAACTGCAAAAATAA
- the obgE gene encoding GTPase ObgE, which produces MKFVDELVIEVESGKGGDGMIAFRREKFVPFGGPSGGDGGRGGDVVMVATRDLNTLYELSYQRIYRARPGEKGGPKDMIGSDALDETIRVPVGTLVYDAETGELLADLASAGARFVAARGGRGGKGNARFASSVRRAPRIAEKGEPGEKKHLRLELKLLADVGLVGLPNAGKSTLLRAISNARPKVADYPFTTLVPHLGIVKPDGLPAFCVADLPGLIEGAHMGAGLGIQFLKHIERTRLLVHLVDLSEIDPDEPLATFDVIMRELGEFDSTLLERPMLVVGNKMDLPEARDAWKKFEKALKKRKLPAFPLSGATKEGTKELAERICAELANLPVQETMAPAVGEKVFAYLPPFQVEEVEKGYWVVKGAEIERLVAMTDFTSDEGVARFRKKIQKMGLTDELARIDADKEDTVAIGEMEFALREFFS; this is translated from the coding sequence GTGAAATTCGTTGATGAACTCGTAATTGAAGTTGAATCCGGAAAAGGCGGCGACGGCATGATTGCCTTCCGCCGCGAAAAGTTCGTTCCCTTCGGCGGCCCTTCGGGCGGCGACGGCGGACGGGGCGGGGACGTCGTCATGGTTGCCACGCGCGACCTGAACACGCTGTATGAGTTGAGCTACCAGCGGATCTATCGCGCCAGGCCCGGCGAAAAGGGCGGCCCCAAAGACATGATCGGTTCCGATGCCCTCGACGAGACGATCCGGGTTCCCGTCGGAACGCTTGTGTACGATGCCGAAACCGGCGAACTGCTTGCTGATCTCGCGAGCGCCGGCGCCCGCTTCGTCGCGGCGCGTGGCGGCCGCGGCGGCAAAGGCAACGCCCGATTTGCAAGTTCGGTCAGGCGCGCCCCGCGCATTGCCGAAAAAGGCGAACCCGGCGAAAAGAAACACCTCCGTCTCGAACTGAAACTGCTCGCCGACGTCGGTCTGGTCGGTCTTCCCAATGCGGGAAAGTCGACCCTGCTGCGCGCGATCAGCAACGCGAGGCCCAAAGTTGCGGATTACCCCTTCACCACGCTTGTTCCGCACCTCGGAATCGTCAAGCCCGACGGCCTGCCGGCGTTCTGCGTCGCCGACCTGCCCGGGCTGATCGAAGGCGCCCACATGGGTGCGGGCCTCGGCATCCAGTTCCTGAAACACATCGAACGGACCCGGCTGCTGGTGCATCTCGTCGATCTCTCCGAGATCGACCCGGATGAGCCGCTCGCTACCTTTGACGTGATCATGCGCGAACTTGGCGAGTTCGATTCGACGCTGCTCGAACGACCGATGCTGGTCGTGGGCAACAAAATGGATCTTCCCGAGGCGCGCGATGCCTGGAAAAAGTTCGAGAAAGCCCTGAAAAAGCGCAAGCTCCCGGCGTTCCCCCTTTCAGGCGCGACGAAGGAAGGCACCAAGGAACTGGCCGAGCGGATCTGTGCCGAACTCGCGAACCTGCCGGTCCAGGAGACGATGGCCCCCGCCGTCGGCGAAAAGGTGTTTGCCTACCTGCCCCCGTTCCAGGTCGAAGAGGTCGAGAAGGGCTACTGGGTGGTGAAGGGCGCCGAGATCGAACGTCTCGTCGCGATGACCGATTTCACCAGCGACGAAGGGGTTGCCCGCTTCCGCAAGAAAATCCAGAAAATGGGACTCACGGACGAACTGGCTCGCATCGATGCGGACAAAGAAGACACCGTCGCCATCGGGGAAATGGAGTTCGCCCTCAGGGAGTTCTTTTCATGA
- the nadD gene encoding nicotinate (nicotinamide) nucleotide adenylyltransferase: MKIGLFGGSFNPVHRHHVRIAEAARDACGLDEVWFVPVHRPVHKEDRDLLPYEARRSLVETAIRGRHGLRICDVERDLGGLSYTIRTVRALRERHAGYEFMLVIGADSLRDLPGWKSAEELVGEIGLAVVVRPGVGADLPLPNGRSGWVPLDPDPASSRSVRNEIARGRLTRLPVPPAVMAQIVERGYYGCWNGPHGIWHDIISARAAALPAGLRTHVESVARLAAEYACEFGLDARLGLLAGLAHDLFRGAGPSEIYATVERGGIRLGALEKKVPMLAHGAAAAAFLETLDPPPPPALCRAVRWHTFPRPAHAPLTRALVMADALDPSRGEPERDRIRTSDLPIEQRWRSVVALKRVCADREERRRSHLEPALAVGCAWNLE; this comes from the coding sequence ATGAAGATCGGCCTCTTCGGGGGCAGCTTCAATCCGGTTCATCGTCACCACGTGAGGATCGCCGAGGCGGCGCGCGACGCATGCGGCCTCGACGAGGTCTGGTTCGTTCCCGTTCACCGGCCCGTTCACAAGGAAGATCGCGATCTTCTGCCGTACGAGGCGAGACGTTCCCTGGTGGAAACGGCCATCCGCGGCCGGCACGGCCTCCGGATCTGCGACGTCGAGCGCGATCTGGGAGGCCTGTCCTATACCATCCGGACCGTGCGCGCCCTGCGGGAACGCCATGCCGGATACGAGTTCATGCTGGTGATCGGGGCGGACTCTCTTCGTGATCTGCCGGGCTGGAAGTCCGCTGAAGAGTTGGTCGGCGAGATCGGTTTGGCCGTCGTCGTCCGACCGGGAGTCGGCGCCGATCTGCCTCTTCCGAACGGACGGAGCGGTTGGGTTCCCCTCGACCCCGACCCCGCTTCGTCGAGATCCGTCAGGAACGAGATCGCCCGGGGGCGCCTGACGCGCCTCCCGGTGCCGCCTGCCGTCATGGCCCAGATCGTGGAACGGGGGTATTATGGCTGCTGGAATGGCCCTCATGGTATATGGCATGATATAATATCTGCCCGGGCCGCCGCGCTTCCGGCGGGATTGCGGACGCATGTCGAGAGCGTCGCCCGCCTTGCCGCGGAATACGCCTGCGAGTTCGGTCTCGACGCGAGACTCGGACTGCTCGCAGGGCTGGCGCACGACCTGTTTCGCGGGGCCGGGCCGTCCGAGATTTATGCGACGGTTGAGCGCGGCGGTATCCGCCTCGGAGCGCTCGAAAAGAAGGTTCCGATGCTGGCGCACGGGGCCGCGGCGGCGGCGTTCCTCGAAACGCTCGATCCCCCTCCGCCGCCGGCGCTCTGCCGGGCTGTCCGATGGCACACGTTCCCCAGGCCGGCTCATGCGCCCCTGACGCGGGCCCTCGTCATGGCCGACGCCCTCGACCCCTCACGGGGTGAACCGGAGCGCGACCGCATCCGTACCTCGGACCTGCCGATCGAGCAACGCTGGAGGAGCGTCGTGGCGCTCAAGCGCGTATGCGCCGACCGCGAAGAACGCCGCAGGAGTCATCTCGAGCCGGCTCTCGCCGTAGGGTGCGCATGGAACCTGGAATGA